Proteins encoded in a region of the Bacteroidales bacterium WCE2004 genome:
- a CDS encoding ferrous iron transport protein B: MTLRELPIGGHAVILAVGGKGALRQHFLDMGLIPGAQVKLVKYAPLGDPMELRINGYALTLRLADAAKITVAQTDGLDEPVASIADDTSVRSVNPVAHPGFGETGKFHDKKQESPLPAGTTLTFALAGNQNCGKTTLFNQLTGSNQHVGNFPGVTVDRKDGQIRGHADTLVTDLPGIYSLSPYTSEEIVSREFILDENPCGIINIVDAGNIERNLYLTMQLMELDKPMVLALNMMDEVRNNGGTIRVNQMEEILGLPVVPISAARNEGIEELVEHAMHVARFQEKPARQDFCDKNDHGGAVHRCLHGVMHLIEDHAERAGIPVRFAASRLVEGDAAIEKALGLQQNEKEMVEHIIVQMEQERGLDRNAAMADMRFSFIRKLTAQTVVKPHESKEYRRSRRIDKVLTGRWTAIPIFALVMSLVIYLSIDVLGAPLQDLLDQGIQWLAGVLDGAMERWNVSDAVRSLVVDGVFGGVGTVVSFVPIIIILFFFLSMLEDSGYMARVAFVTDKLLRKIGLSGRSIVPLLIGFGCSVPAVMATRTLPSSRDRKMTILLTPYMSCSAKIPIYAFFTSAFFPGHGGLVLVILYLSAILVGVLIALISKLSPKKGEAAPFVMELPNYRMPGAKNVGHLLWDKTKDFLQRAFTVIFVASVVIWILQSFNWRLQMVDPENSMLAGIAGLIAPVFSPLGLGDWRIVTSLVTGFLAKESVVATMEVLDVTASMTVLTAIPMLAFCLLYTPCVAAIAAVKRELGGKWACIMVLFQCAVAWVVAWLAYLVAGIFIG; encoded by the coding sequence ATGACACTTCGAGAATTACCTATAGGCGGGCATGCCGTCATCCTGGCGGTCGGGGGCAAGGGCGCCCTGCGCCAGCATTTCCTGGATATGGGCCTGATCCCCGGCGCTCAGGTCAAACTGGTCAAATACGCGCCGCTCGGCGACCCGATGGAGCTGCGGATCAACGGATACGCGCTGACGCTCCGCCTGGCGGACGCCGCCAAGATCACCGTCGCGCAGACGGACGGTCTGGACGAACCGGTGGCCAGCATCGCCGACGATACGTCGGTCCGCTCCGTCAATCCGGTCGCCCATCCGGGCTTCGGCGAGACGGGCAAGTTCCACGACAAGAAGCAGGAGAGCCCGCTCCCGGCGGGGACCACGCTCACGTTCGCCCTCGCGGGCAACCAGAACTGCGGCAAGACGACGCTCTTCAACCAGCTGACCGGTTCCAACCAGCACGTCGGCAATTTCCCGGGCGTGACGGTGGACCGCAAGGACGGCCAGATCCGGGGGCATGCCGACACGCTCGTGACCGACCTCCCGGGCATCTATTCGCTTTCGCCTTATACCTCCGAGGAGATCGTCTCGCGCGAATTCATCCTCGACGAGAATCCCTGCGGCATCATCAACATCGTGGATGCCGGCAATATCGAGCGCAACCTCTACCTGACGATGCAGCTGATGGAGCTGGACAAGCCGATGGTGCTGGCGCTCAATATGATGGATGAGGTCCGCAACAACGGCGGCACCATCCGTGTCAACCAGATGGAGGAGATCCTCGGCCTGCCGGTCGTGCCGATCTCCGCCGCCAGGAACGAGGGCATCGAGGAGCTCGTGGAGCACGCGATGCACGTGGCCCGCTTCCAGGAGAAGCCCGCCCGCCAGGATTTCTGCGACAAGAACGACCACGGCGGCGCGGTGCACCGCTGCCTGCACGGCGTGATGCACCTGATCGAGGACCACGCCGAGCGCGCGGGCATCCCGGTGCGATTCGCGGCCAGCCGCCTCGTGGAGGGCGACGCCGCGATCGAGAAGGCCCTGGGCCTGCAGCAGAACGAGAAGGAGATGGTGGAGCACATCATCGTCCAGATGGAGCAGGAACGCGGCCTGGACCGCAACGCGGCCATGGCCGACATGCGTTTCTCCTTCATCCGCAAGCTCACGGCGCAGACGGTCGTCAAGCCGCATGAGAGCAAGGAATACCGCCGCAGCCGCCGGATCGACAAGGTCCTGACGGGCCGCTGGACGGCCATCCCCATCTTCGCCCTGGTGATGTCGCTGGTGATCTATCTGTCGATCGACGTGCTGGGCGCGCCGCTGCAGGACCTGCTGGATCAGGGGATCCAGTGGCTCGCCGGCGTGCTGGACGGCGCGATGGAGCGCTGGAACGTGAGCGATGCCGTGCGTTCGCTCGTCGTGGACGGCGTGTTCGGCGGCGTGGGCACGGTGGTCAGCTTTGTGCCGATCATCATCATCCTGTTCTTCTTCCTGTCGATGCTGGAGGACAGCGGCTACATGGCGCGCGTCGCGTTCGTGACCGACAAGCTGCTGCGCAAGATCGGCCTCAGCGGCCGGAGCATCGTGCCGCTGCTGATCGGCTTCGGCTGCAGCGTGCCGGCCGTGATGGCCACGCGTACGCTTCCTTCGTCGCGCGACCGCAAGATGACAATCCTGCTGACACCTTATATGAGCTGCTCGGCAAAGATCCCGATCTATGCCTTCTTCACGAGCGCTTTCTTCCCGGGCCACGGCGGCCTGGTGCTGGTGATCCTGTATCTGTCGGCCATCCTGGTGGGCGTGCTGATCGCGCTGATCTCCAAGCTGTCGCCGAAGAAGGGCGAGGCGGCGCCGTTCGTGATGGAGCTGCCGAACTACCGGATGCCGGGCGCGAAGAATGTGGGACACCTGCTCTGGGACAAGACCAAGGACTTCCTGCAGCGTGCTTTCACCGTGATTTTCGTGGCTTCGGTCGTGATCTGGATCCTGCAGAGCTTCAACTGGCGCCTGCAGATGGTGGATCCGGAGAACAGCATGCTGGCGGGCATCGCCGGCCTGATCGCCCCGGTCTTCAGCCCGCTCGGGCTGGGCGACTGGCGCATCGTGACTTCGCTTGTGACCGGTTTCCTGGCGAAGGAGAGCGTCGTGGCGACGATGGAGGTGTTGGACGTGACGGCTTCGATGACGGTGCTGACCGCCATCCCGATGCTGGCTTTCTGTCTGCTCTACACGCCGTGCGTAGCCGCCATCGCCGCGGTCAAGCGCGAGCTCGGCGGCAAGTGGGCGTGCATCATGGTGCTGTTCCAGTGCGCCGTGGCCTGGGTCGTCGCGTGGCTGGCGTATCTGGTGGCCGGAATTTTTATCGGATAA
- a CDS encoding Glycosyltransferase, GT2 family: MPKILVIVVTYNAQKWVKKCFRSLASSSVPVDVLVVDNGSTDETLAMIRADYPEVRIIETGENLGFGAANNIGLRIVLDEGYDFAYLLNQDAWLEHDTLLRLVESYKPGWGILSPMQLGAYGRRDHRFNHKCGPYIDAALRRHYSKTLVVEVPFVMAAHWLVSREAIETVGGFSPAFKQYGEDDNWIDRLHYHGLHCGVVPESRAVHDRSSRYMSRDKRLELKCIAAVVKVSDPNRRFGWMRFREVLELVGMGFKNHSAVPWRFIREFRSRLLELKEYREASLQRGAFLSE; this comes from the coding sequence ATGCCTAAGATCCTCGTCATCGTCGTCACCTACAATGCCCAGAAATGGGTCAAGAAATGCTTCCGGAGCCTGGCCAGTTCTTCGGTTCCGGTGGATGTGCTCGTGGTTGACAACGGTTCTACGGACGAGACGCTCGCGATGATCCGCGCGGACTATCCGGAGGTGCGCATCATCGAGACGGGTGAGAACCTGGGCTTTGGCGCCGCCAACAACATCGGCCTGCGCATCGTCCTCGACGAGGGCTACGATTTCGCCTACCTGCTCAACCAGGACGCATGGCTGGAGCACGACACGCTGCTGCGGCTCGTGGAGTCCTACAAGCCCGGATGGGGAATCCTCAGCCCGATGCAGCTGGGTGCCTATGGGCGGCGCGACCACCGTTTCAACCACAAGTGCGGGCCGTACATCGACGCCGCGCTGCGCAGGCACTACAGCAAGACGCTGGTCGTGGAGGTGCCTTTCGTGATGGCCGCGCACTGGCTCGTGAGCCGCGAGGCCATCGAGACCGTGGGCGGATTCTCGCCTGCCTTCAAGCAGTATGGCGAGGACGACAACTGGATCGACCGCCTGCACTACCACGGCCTGCATTGCGGCGTGGTGCCGGAGTCGCGCGCGGTGCATGACCGGTCGAGCCGATATATGTCCCGCGACAAGCGGCTGGAGCTCAAGTGTATCGCCGCTGTCGTCAAGGTCAGCGACCCGAACCGCCGCTTCGGCTGGATGCGTTTCCGCGAGGTGCTGGAGCTGGTCGGGATGGGTTTCAAGAACCATTCTGCCGTGCCCTGGCGCTTTATCCGGGAGTTCCGTTCCCGGCTCCTTGAGCTGAAGGAATATCGCGAGGCTTCCCTGCAGCGGGGCGCTTTCCTGTCTGAATAA
- a CDS encoding 16S rRNA processing protein RimM, which yields MLQIAKILKSNGTDGGLLIGVRDIEVGQIDLQEPVFIEFDGLPVPFFIQDLQQRGSSKAIVHLNDITSLEDAEEVVGRAVYIEGEWEEEEEMDFTGWTLLNRGERVGVVTGTEPIPGNLCIYVGETLVPLHPDLIRSADPDKQILDLDLPDGLL from the coding sequence ATGCTCCAGATCGCCAAGATCCTTAAATCCAACGGCACCGATGGAGGCCTCCTGATCGGAGTGCGCGACATCGAGGTCGGACAGATCGACCTTCAGGAACCGGTGTTCATCGAATTCGATGGACTGCCGGTTCCCTTTTTTATCCAGGATCTCCAGCAGCGCGGCAGTTCCAAGGCCATCGTCCATCTCAACGATATCACGTCCCTGGAGGACGCCGAGGAGGTGGTCGGCCGCGCCGTCTACATCGAGGGCGAATGGGAGGAGGAAGAGGAGATGGATTTCACCGGCTGGACCCTGCTCAACCGCGGAGAGCGGGTGGGCGTCGTGACCGGCACGGAGCCCATTCCGGGCAATCTCTGCATCTATGTCGGGGAGACGCTCGTCCCCCTGCATCCCGACCTGATCCGCTCCGCGGACCCGGACAAACAAATTCTGGATCTTGACCTTCCGGACGGCTTGCTCTAG
- a CDS encoding SSU ribosomal protein S16P: MAVKIRLQRHGKKNFAFFHIVVADSRSPRDGRFIEQLGSYNPNTNPATIILNSERALAWLKVGAEPTLTARRILSYEGVMLRHHLDGGVAKGALTQEAADKKWNDWKAQRDAKVEAKKTGIKNAAIEAKKAAKAEETKVNEARAEAIAKKAAEAAAQKAAEAAEAAAAEEAAEAPVEEAAAEAPAEA; encoded by the coding sequence ATGGCTGTTAAGATTCGTTTACAGCGCCACGGTAAGAAGAATTTCGCATTCTTCCACATTGTTGTGGCTGATTCGCGCTCCCCGCGCGATGGTCGTTTCATCGAGCAACTTGGCTCCTACAACCCCAACACCAACCCTGCTACGATCATTCTCAACTCCGAGCGTGCTCTCGCATGGCTGAAGGTGGGTGCCGAGCCGACCCTCACCGCCCGCCGCATCCTCTCCTACGAGGGTGTGATGCTGCGCCACCACCTCGACGGCGGTGTCGCCAAGGGTGCCCTCACCCAGGAGGCGGCCGACAAGAAGTGGAACGACTGGAAGGCCCAGCGGGACGCCAAGGTCGAGGCCAAGAAGACCGGCATCAAGAATGCCGCCATCGAGGCTAAGAAGGCTGCCAAGGCTGAGGAGACCAAGGTCAACGAAGCCCGCGCCGAGGCTATCGCCAAGAAGGCCGCCGAGGCTGCTGCCCAGAAGGCTGCCGAGGCCGCTGAGGCCGCCGCTGCCGAAGAGGCTGCCGAGGCTCCGGTCGAGGAAGCTGCTGCAGAGGCCCCTGCCGAGGCATAA